From Myxococcales bacterium, a single genomic window includes:
- a CDS encoding DUF4388 domain-containing protein: MSEPPTNHFRGSLSLNDELREQLCLDENDSLRLLRGDSRTLLLERVTATSGFAVPWDRDLVLSASVQSFPLADILSMLHRSTKSGFLLFGFADHEKAVYLYRGEVVFASSNQGVDRLGECLFRSGILTLDQLRDAEKRWDPNSRLGKILVERGVLTPRELWDGVKLQVEEIVRSLFAYAEGSVYFWEGDVQPDNVVRLSLPTRKLISQGLRRRDELMRFLAALEDPNILLEVTGKGAEGLSGNAHLLCDALVAQPEFSPACRAAGLDPLSGARIVQMLRLAGTVTIKKISEDSRTAGDHYSEGQESLSELIKALVNLIGELATPLVAADGPDAVFERMTALLEDSAARYPGLLGGLRLGFAGGLDPEEIQKRAFKIPGDRERCVRDALGEMVTYLEFELRNHPRIEDPEVYLDAVEDLRAKLDL; encoded by the coding sequence ATGAGTGAGCCACCCACCAATCACTTTCGTGGATCGCTCAGCCTGAACGATGAGCTGAGAGAACAGCTCTGTCTCGATGAAAACGATTCGCTGCGGCTGTTGCGCGGCGATTCGAGGACGCTGCTACTGGAGCGCGTTACCGCGACGTCAGGTTTCGCGGTGCCCTGGGATCGGGACCTTGTGCTGAGCGCAAGTGTTCAGTCGTTTCCCCTCGCCGATATTCTCAGCATGCTTCACCGCTCGACCAAGTCCGGCTTTTTGCTCTTCGGATTCGCCGACCATGAAAAGGCTGTCTACCTGTATCGCGGAGAGGTCGTGTTTGCGTCGTCCAATCAGGGCGTAGACCGACTCGGCGAGTGTCTGTTTCGCAGCGGAATCCTCACCCTGGATCAACTGCGCGATGCCGAAAAACGCTGGGATCCAAACTCTCGACTCGGCAAGATTCTGGTCGAACGCGGCGTGTTGACACCGCGCGAACTTTGGGACGGAGTCAAGCTGCAGGTCGAAGAGATCGTTCGTTCGCTGTTTGCCTACGCCGAAGGCAGCGTCTACTTCTGGGAGGGAGACGTACAACCCGACAACGTCGTTCGTCTTTCTCTGCCCACCCGCAAGTTGATTTCTCAGGGCCTTCGTCGTCGCGACGAGTTGATGCGCTTTCTTGCCGCCCTCGAAGATCCAAACATTCTGCTCGAAGTCACTGGAAAGGGCGCCGAGGGGTTGTCGGGCAACGCGCATCTGCTCTGTGATGCGCTGGTCGCACAGCCCGAATTCAGCCCCGCGTGTCGGGCAGCTGGCCTTGATCCGCTTTCGGGCGCGCGCATCGTCCAAATGCTCCGGCTGGCGGGCACGGTTACAATCAAGAAAATTTCCGAGGACTCGCGCACGGCGGGCGATCACTACTCCGAAGGTCAGGAGTCGCTCAGCGAGTTGATCAAGGCCCTGGTGAACTTGATCGGAGAACTCGCCACTCCGCTGGTGGCCGCCGACGGACCCGACGCCGTCTTCGAGCGCATGACTGCGCTGCTCGAGGATTCGGCGGCGCGCTATCCGGGCCTGTTGGGGGGACTGCGGCTGGGATTTGCGGGTGGACTCGACCCCGAGGAGATCCAAAAGCGCGCCTTCAAGATTCCCGGGGATCGCGAGCGCTGCGTGCGCGACGCACTCGGAGAAATGGTCACCTATCTGGAATTCGAACTGAGAAATCACCCCCGCATCGAAGACCCCGAAGTCTATCTCGATGCCGTCGAGGACTTGCGCGCTAAGCTCGATCTCTGA
- the rlmB gene encoding 23S rRNA (guanosine(2251)-2'-O)-methyltransferase RlmB: MKKSAYPRRPASNRQSSSTEVLFGVHSCVEALRAGRRRSLALLVKPGAERRPEIRDLIEAAREQGLPIRNLDPDLSDWSEIGNPQGVGLEVGPLPELTIEELVVPSDSPRRLVILDGVEDPQNVGALARVAEGSGVKGMVLSKRRAPPLSPALVRASAGAIEWLPVARVTNLARSIKYLKTQGFWVVGADPSAAESLYTVPDRVLQGDLAVVLGAEGKGLRPEVQKLVDHPVRIDMQGQVASLNVAAAGAVLLFELLRRAGPARETS; encoded by the coding sequence GTGAAGAAGTCGGCGTATCCACGACGCCCCGCTAGCAATCGACAATCCTCCTCCACCGAAGTGCTCTTTGGCGTGCACAGCTGCGTGGAGGCGCTGCGCGCGGGACGCCGCCGTTCGCTGGCGCTGTTGGTGAAGCCGGGGGCGGAGCGCCGTCCCGAGATTCGAGATCTCATCGAGGCCGCTCGAGAGCAGGGGCTTCCCATCCGCAATCTCGACCCCGATCTCAGCGATTGGTCCGAGATCGGGAACCCCCAGGGGGTAGGACTCGAGGTCGGCCCCCTGCCGGAACTCACAATTGAAGAGCTGGTCGTCCCCAGCGACTCGCCTCGTCGCCTGGTGATTCTCGATGGCGTCGAGGACCCTCAGAATGTGGGTGCGCTGGCTAGAGTCGCCGAAGGCTCCGGGGTCAAGGGTATGGTCTTGTCAAAAAGACGCGCCCCCCCGCTCAGCCCGGCGCTCGTTCGCGCAAGTGCCGGCGCGATCGAATGGCTGCCGGTGGCCCGGGTTACGAACCTGGCCCGTTCAATCAAATACCTGAAAACACAGGGTTTCTGGGTGGTCGGCGCGGATCCCTCCGCCGCGGAATCGCTGTACACGGTGCCCGACCGGGTGCTGCAAGGCGATCTGGCGGTCGTTCTCGGAGCCGAGGGGAAGGGCTTGCGCCCGGAAGTGCAAAAACTGGTGGACCACCCAGTTCGCATCGACATGCAGGGCCAGGTCGCATCGCTGAATGTCGCCGCCGCCGGTGCCGTCCTGCTGTTCGAACTCCTGAGGCGTGCGGGCCCAGCTCGTGAGACGAGCTGA